In the Xiphias gladius isolate SHS-SW01 ecotype Sanya breed wild chromosome 7, ASM1685928v1, whole genome shotgun sequence genome, AAAATATACAGTTCTCTGctcttatttttgtatattcAGTGGTAAGTTTTAGCATTAAGATTTCCTAGTAGTATTTCATGTTGAACTTAAGTAACTCATATCATTTTCCAGTACCTCAAATTGtctaatgtttatgtttaaaccAAGTCTGACATGTGGTGTGTTTCTCTTGCAGCCACCACAGAGGAAAGTCCTCCCTGGTTTGTTTGGGTTAGACAGCAGAGGAATGAggggagggaggacagagagatggGGGGAGTGGGAGGTGAGGGGATGATGACAGGGGGAAGGGGGCTGTTAGTGATCTTGGACAAAGCACTCTGAATTTTAAAGAGGgaatagaaaaagaagagggaaagggGGAGTGGAGGTTcggaggagagaaaggaagaagggTGGGTAagggaaagaggggagaaaggTGGCTGAAGGAAAGGAAGGGCGGTTTGGGAAGGGGTGATGGGGCAAAGGGGAGGATAATtagatggaggagaggagtggaagGGGAAAGACGGAAGAAGCAACAGAAGGAAAGTGAGGTGAAAGGGGAAGGGGTTAGTCCATGCAATGAGGGAATAttgaaggagggaaagaaaaagatgaggaGGATAGAGGTGGGGAGAAATGAaagggtggaggaggtggaggtggtggagggcAGGGACCTTGGGGTTACATTCCTGAAGTGCAACCAGCCTGGTGCTGCTCTGCTGCCCAGTGTACTCACGGGGCAGAGAGGTGGACTGACAGGCTGTCACAGTGACtcatgagacagagagaaagcaagtgagtaagagagatggaggaataaaatgtgtgagtaatgggagaaagagagatataaaaaaaaaaagaaagaagaagaggtggagacagaaagacagtttGCTTTGATGTGTATCTATAATGTTAACAATATTCTCTGTTAGACCAAACATCCAATAGACTCAATAGACTCATGTGAGCAAGCAGAGTTACATCTTTTCTtcgcctctcctctccctcctttgaTGTCAACTCACTTATCTACAAACCTCTCTGTTCTCCTatttctcttccctcttcctTTGACAAACCAGGGCTACCCAGCCTTCTCCTGGCAGGTGACCACATATTGAGGTCAGAGAGACATTGTATATCCCAGTTTAAAAGGATGGTGTTCACATCGGTCTGATTTATACATCATGTGCTGAatgcataaacattttttaattccCAGGGCAGGCGGAAATGAAATTGCTTTTGCAGGCTAGCTCATGACCAATGTGATCAGGCTCATGGATGTGgtacttaaaaataatattcagaTGTTAAAGTAACTACTATGCCAATCAGCCATGACAACAGGAGATTCATCTTCACTCTGTGGTGCTAGTACTACATCTAGTGGCACATAGAGTCcattgcaaatgaaaaaaaatgttggagtAATGCCGTATTTATAtatagatctatatatatatatatttttttttgtgtgaagcCTCTTAAACAGTGTAAATTGTCTAATCTACTGCAGCAGTTCAAGTTTAGTCTGACCATGTAGTGAAGTGAGTGAAAAGTGATCATAATTCTTCCCACAACATAATAACAAATTATATTACACAGGTTTAATTgattatacatttaaatatcataTAAAAATGAGATCGACAAGGTGAAGTTGTGTGAAAtgctaaacaaacaagacaaagttACAAAGGCAATTGGAGAAGAgtgttttgtacagatttagGAAATGAAAGCAGCCCTTTGAGACTGGCAAatctgagagaggaagaataaCAGAAGTATCTTTACCCACCGGTGTAAAAAGGGCAAATTATATATAGTTTACtatttcagaagaaaaacataaaatgaaataaatatttaccaAAATAGCATACAAAAAGGTTATATCACACCAACAATGACTTTGAGTTGTGAAGAAGACCAAAGTGGTAATAATGAGGGTAACGGTTACTTCATTATAAAAGAAATacctctttccctttttctattCAATATTGCACCTTACAGGGGAGTCCTTGAATACTGGAATCTACTGCACACtacagaaaacttaaaaactgaataatcaaATTGCAGAGAACAAATTCATGTGCAAATAGTATTCTGACATCCatcttctctgtattttcacatattttccCCAGGTTCTGCTACAGACCATTTGTGATGGACAAAACTAATTGAAGAGTAAAACCCTGAACACAACTTAGTTAActaatattaaagaaaaaaaaaaggagtagcTTGACAGGACTAACATTGACTGTTCTATTATGgccattacattaaaaaaaaatatatatttccagAGGGTCAAACACTAAAGACaacagaatattaaaaagtGGGCCACTAAAGGAAAACGAGTCAGACTTTAAAGTGCAGCaacaacaatatactgtatttaaaaattacaaaaaacatccTAAATGTGACACTTTTAGCAGGTGTAACAGTCCCATAGATGCCagtgtaaaaatcaaatatacatTTAACCAGACCCGAAACGCCGTCTTTTCTGCCTTTGATTTAACTGCTCACAGTGCTGGGAAGGAAACCTTCAGAGGCTGTTTTCCAGTATTCAGCAACAATGTCACCACAAACCATTAGAAAAGTCCTTTTTTGGGGAACTAAGGTATTAGTTCAGTTGAGTGACGTGCTGTCCTTCTACAGTAAAAGGATACTAAGGAATACTTCCTCAAATTCTAAAAGTCACAAGTGTCACTAAAATGTGGACAGCATATGGTCCCTGATAAGTACCGACTCTTGTGGTCACTGGCCATGGCTTGTATGTAGCTAGTCAGTCACAAATTTAAATACACAGTTGAGTGATATTTTCCATCCGAATAAAAATCGGATATACTTCTTCACCAATTCAGCACTCAAGAtgcctctttccctcctttggTTTCATTGAGGACTATTAACTCCCtggagagaatgaaaaatataaaagtgataaaaaatgtGTGACATGTATGCGATGTGCAGAGAAGTTACAGAGAATAATTTGAAGTATGTGGGACATGATTTCTTCATTGTAGTTGTGTCTCATGGGACTCTTTATGAGCTTACATTTATCTATGTAATCAATGTATCATGGCTTTTTAAATGGAGGCAATTGTGTCTAGTAAACAACCACTTACTCCTCACATCCATTTACTCTCCACTCTTGTGTCacatctcctgctgctgctcctggaATCCAACATAGAAACTGTTGTTAGTTTTTGCACATTATTGCACTGAGTGAGTCATACTGATGTCTTTGTATTCttacaaacagaaatgtgtgtaGAACAACTACTTTGTGACAAACTCAGTCACTGTCcttacctgtctgtcttttcttgcATTTGCAAGAAAGTAGCGCTACCACCATTAAAATGACAACCACCACTGCGCAGGTAGCTACTATCATTACAGGACTGTAAGTTACAGGTGGAACCATGGGTGTACCTTCAGATGAGAACAAATGTATATCGGCGTCAAAAACACATATACTGAGGCAGTTAAGTTTAAAGCATAAGGCTGgcaacattttctatttctattactGTCAACatatcaaacaaaaaactgtgttagtttttctcaatattttctTGCTTTACTACCCTCTCTGTGGCTCTTAGCCCTAAACCCAATTGGTCCTACTGAATATGTAAATTTTTATCACCatgtcataaaaatataattgaatttatttaaaaggttaaataagTTGCCAAAACAGATGAGTACCGCAGTTCTTAAAACAACATTACTCAACATTTGGATATGCTACACCTAATAATAAGTATTATAATCCTACTCAAATACCTGAGAAGCCTCAGTTCAcattttcatggaatttgttgataataggaaaaatataaatcacCATATGTGGTTATAaaccaatactttggtttataaccacatacctgcaaaaccaGGGGCATtccctcagcctcagctgtactttttgtttagtgatgattagcaaatgttaactaACGCACTAAACTacaatggtgaacatggtaaacatagAGAGGTGGGGCCTGTACTTTGAAGCAAGTTCAACATACCCAGGATATCTTTTCGTTATCTGACTTCACTAAGCCTAACAACTGTGATCAGGCTAAGTGGTCACACGACGGTGGTTATCAACTCAGTAAGTCAACCCAGGTTTTCCCAATCTATCAATGAGTATATTTACATAAAAGGGGCAGTGTTTGCAGCAGATGACCAATCGCAAACATGGACAAgtctactggcagcagagcagtATATTTTACAATCAAAGAGCAAACTATATATTAGACAAATATGAAAACTTAAACACCTAATCCCGGCTAAAAGCAACAGTTGCAGCAGCCAAGGACAGATGGCCAAAAATTGGTTACTGTGTGAATACGTAAGTAAGTAGGCTTATAATATCACTGCAATTGTGCAATTGTGTATTGCATAAAATTAATGGCTTGCTTAGATGTGGTTTCAAACAGACTTGGgagcaaatacaaaataaatataaaaacataattcaaagtGGTAGTTAGGCTGACTTTCATACCTTATAATTATAGCTACAAATgtcaatatgtttttaaatgaagttcTTAAGAACTGAACACACAGGTTCcggtttcatttcagctctctatacttgctaaacatcagcatgtcagcatttaCATTGTTAACATGTTTCCATGCTAGCAATAGCATTTAAAATCAAAGCACTGTGCCTAATTACATCCTCACAGAGCAGTTGGCTTTGCTGTAAACTCCTAGTCTTGTATAGGCCTTAAAATCTTttaacagaaatagaaaaaaataaactctggTGTGAAACTCAAACAGTCAAACATTGACAAGTTGTACAAGGATGCAAAATTTCCCTCTCACATTCCTTGAAAAGTAGCCGTCAAAGGGGATCTATGCCAAGGGGCCTCCTTTGCCTTTCAAATTTCTCAAAACTAGCCCAATGGTAGAAAGcataaaacagattttggtAAAGAAATCATCAGGACTTGTCCTGTTGGTACTCACAGACTGAGAACATGTCTGAGGTGACGTCGCCCACAGAGCAGCTGAGATACTTCAGCTCTTCATTTGAACAGTTGAAGTATGCGGTGCTGGAGCTGTTGAACAGCATGGTGCTTGGATTGGGCACTTCACTGCTGTTCACAACTTTCCACATCTGACTGCTGCTATTCCTAGACACAGGTACATTCCACATCATCTTGGTGCCTGGGTACCCGCCATGCGATGCACACGTCAGGAGACAACCAAAGCCGAGGTTTTCATCACAGTTCATTGTGACTGTAGGTTTAGTGTAGTTGGCTGgaagaaacagaggcagagggaaagccATCACTGTCAgccctctgtttccagtgtGTAAGGCTTTCTGAAACTAAGAAAAATAGTCCTACACCTTGTACCTTTTCAATGATCATTACTGGGAGAGTGATGGAAAGGTGCATAAAAGCAAggtattatatattttttaagaattATACAAAAGGAATTAAAAGTCTAATAACAATGACGGTCACATAAGCAGAAGCTTTATGAGATAAGTATGGAAGATACAAAAATGGATGACTTAGGAGGAGATCTGATGTCATCtttgaacaaactgaaaatgcgATCTGTAGATAAAGCAGCACAAACACTCCCCGCATTCAGACTACAAAATTGACATAAGTGCATGCAGTGTACATAAAAAGGCACATGCACCTGCTTctgtgttcagttcagttcagaccCACGTCATTGACTATGTCCTATTTCATCTCAGTTGCTAAAAACGCAGCAGTACAACATCTGTGATTGCACAGCTATTTCATATGTGGCAACCCACACaacattttgttgatgttgtactTTTAATTCTTTATTTCTAAGTTTTCGAAACAAGTATTccagaagaacagaaaaagatttttattactattattagatattatttatatttctatcCTACATTGATTTTCACATACTGGACAcatattgaagaaaaaaactggcCATCCCTCTGcctaaatcaaattaatttcataGGCACTGCTTTCAGTTGAAAAAACTATTCCTCACCAATGATGTTGGTAATGTGCTACAAGAGTGCTtaattcaaaatactgtattcaGTATTATTCCATCATTGTCTTGTAAAGTGTtataaaccaaaactatgaacACCCTTAAACTTAGATAATGAAactatatttttaaatgttaaatttaacaAACACATACCTGTGACACTGAGGTGCATGGCTTGTTGAGTAATCTCCTCATTGTCACTGTACCTAATAATGCATTTATATTCCCCACTATGTGAGATGTTCAGCCTGTACATGTGCACCGTCATCTCGGTGTGATCCACTCTTGTGTTCTCCCATATCTCCGTCACATTTTTTGATGCATAGTAGCCATTCACAAATTTGTCGCCGATTTGAAAGTAGAAAAATATAACTGTCTTTCTTGGTATTCTTGGGCAGTGAAAGGTCACATTTCCACCAACCTCCCCTCTGAGGTGAATGGGAGAAGTGCTTtctggaaaagaaaagtaagagGGAGTAAAGGGTCAGAGCATGCTCAGAAACCTTTCATGAAACAGAATGAAATTGTCTTAAGGGAGAAATGAATACACGACCTGTTGCAGATTCAGAAACAATTGTAGGTTattaaaaattagaaatatattAACTTTGATTGCAGCCAATTTGTATTTCAACAGAAGTCTATTTCCAGGTATGAATATCATCAGCTTTGCTTTGTTGGCATTTTTGTAAAGGACAGAATGTTTAGTTGcctgaaactaagaaaaaagaaaaaaaaaaaagaaaagaaaattaataaggGCGCAAGTAGAAGGGGGCATTATTCCTGAGTTATTATGTTGCATTAACATAAGtaatatacactcaccaagcacttgATTAGGGAAACCcgtacacctgcttattcatgcaatcaTCCAATCAGCAAATCATGTGGCAATAGTGccatgcataaaatcatgcagatacaggtcaggtgcttcagttaatgttcacagaACATCAGAATGTTGAATAAATGATCTGACTTTGACcttggcatgattgttggtgccagacaggttggtttgagtatttatgtattcatttatatggaggagtttactcagaatagtgctaaaaacaaaacaaaacaaaaaaaatccaatgagCGGCAGTTCTTCGGAcggaaatgccttgttgataATAGAcgtcagaggagaatggccagactgatTGGAGCTGACAGATATCTATGGTAAGTCAAATAACCAGTCTTTACAACCGTGGTGAGCATCACAACAAATCCAACCatgaggcggatgggctacaacagcagaagaccacgtcaggttccactcctgtcagccaagaagagaaacccaacctgccttgtgtcaatagtccaggctggtggtggtggtgtaatggtgtggggaatgttttcttggcacgcttgggccccttaataccaatctATCGTGGTTTGATGCCACAGTCTATCCgcgtattgttgctgaccatgtgcacccctttatggccacaatttaccgTCTTCTattggctacttccagcatgataagGAAGCATGTTACAAAGCAAAactcatctcaaactggtttaatGCACACAAtagtgagttcagtgtacttcaggggcctccccagtcaccagatctgaatccagttgaacacctttgggatgtggtagaagaAGAGATtcacagcatgaatgtgcaggtgacaaatctgcagagagGATGTGATTCAATCATATCAACATTGATCACAAAGATTTCCAATATCTTTTGGAATCCATGCTACGAAGAATttaggctgttttgagagcagagggaggccctacccagtattagtatggtgttcctaataaattgcCCGGTGAGTGTTTGTTGCATTAACAGCTTTTACTTTAggatgtgtgtgggtgtaaaGGTCAAGAGTTTTTCTTAAGGTCTTTTGAGAGCTCCACTTGATGACGCATTAGTTTAATCTCAGTTCCTGTTAATCCTAGCTGGTCTTTCCTTTTGTGTAAAATACATGACTAGTAGTGTCCCTTTCATGTTTTACATGATCTAAAGGtcacaattttgaaaatgatgttACAATGAGCAATAGGTTTTATATTTCGTTATCACCTTTAATGTAGGTTTTTAGAATGTCCACCAACacctgtgaaaaatgtctatgtTTTTAGCTTGATAGATGTTCAGCTCTCTTCACCAGCaagtcactaactttgtctgtctgaagCTTGGTTTTGATGGGTACGTAGCTCATTCTTATCACAgctattttgctgaaaatagaaATGGGGTCAATGAGGGCAGAGGGACTGTGATAGCAAGTTTATTGGAGTTAGAGAATAGCTCAAGAAATATTATATTCTTACAGAGGGTtaaatgagaagactgataacactcttgtgtctgtatggtaaatatgaagctacagctggCAGCCAGTCAACTTGGcttggcacaaagactggagagagggggaaacagctagtccAGCTCCAGTAACCAGTCATTATGCTAAACTAAAGTAAACGGCAGCACTGTTGGTTTCTCTCATAATACATTTGGTGTTGATTTATTCATATGTGACGGGTAATAGTGCAGTGATATCACTTGTCCTTATTCATGTAATCT is a window encoding:
- the LOC120791504 gene encoding T-lymphocyte activation antigen CD86-like isoform X2, translating into MASICNLQYFLLPRNQRLYFWLVPLVWTVTWTFSVTESTSPIHLRGEVGGNVTFHCPRIPRKTVIFFYFQIGDKFVNGYYASKNVTEIWENTRVDHTEMTVHMYRLNISHSGEYKCIIRYSDNEEITQQAMHLSVTANYTKPTVTMNCDENLGFGCLLTCASHGGYPGTKMMWNVPVSRNSSSQMWKVVNSSEVPNPSTMLFNSSSTAYFNCSNEELKYLSCSVGDVTSDMFSVCTPMVPPVTYSPVMIVATCAVVVVILMVVALLSCKCKKRQTGAAAGDVTQEWRVNGCEEELIVLNETKGGKEAS
- the LOC120791504 gene encoding T-lymphocyte activation antigen CD86-like isoform X1, yielding MASICNLQYFLLPRNQRLYFWLVPLVWTVTWTFSVTESTSPIHLRGEVGGNVTFHCPRIPRKTVIFFYFQIGDKFVNGYYASKNVTEIWENTRVDHTEMTVHMYRLNISHSGEYKCIIRYSDNEEITQQAMHLSVTANYTKPTVTMNCDENLGFGCLLTCASHGGYPGTKMMWNVPVSRNSSSQMWKVVNSSEVPNPSTMLFNSSSTAYFNCSNEELKYLSCSVGDVTSDMFSVCTPMVPPVTYSPVMIVATCAVVVVILMVVALLSCKCKKRQTGAAAGDVTQEWRVNGCEEQVIVLKPTVPWEDRMRGANERPV